The sequence CTTTGACCCTGGTGTGTTCGTTCACAGGGTTGTTTCTCACACCTTTCTTTCCTCAGTCCTCAATGCATTGCAGCTGTTTGCACTGTCTGAATTACATTTTCCCAGAGGCATAGTCAGTTTCATTGATGGGCTCAGCTGTGTCCTGTAGCAGGTCTGATATAGAGATGGCTGGAACTGGCTGtgtccagcacagggcagcccctggcctgttctcacagaggccacctctgcagctTCCCCACAGCTGCCAAAACCTTGCTACGCTCAGGCAGATCGTATTTGCCAAAATTCAACTGGGTTTGAAGAATACTTTAAGTGCTAGAAAAGAAAAGTCTCTGTTACCATTCCATACAGCATTTGCTTGGGGTCTTTACTTTGGCTCTTAATGTTTAAGAGAAATCTTCCTGTgtcatatttttaaactaaattccTTTACTTTGTTGCTTCCATACTTATCTTGCAAATAGTGGTGTAGGTGTATTGTCTGATATGTTATGTGCATCTGTGGTTATATTTATGTCTGTCCTGTATCTTCCTTATATAGTTGGCCACGAGGCTGATTTTGATAACACATGTTGAGTATTTCAAGATACATTTTGGAAGACATCGTGGCAGCGCAGCTTAAAATGAACAtccctctccatttttttttgaaatacttctTAAAGGAATGACGTTTTCTCTGATGACATGAATTCACCAGTtttaagcaaaaacagaaaaatagaatcGTGACTCATGCTTCAAGTACAATTCATTtgactgctttattttctttaaagaaaagatgatGTAATTTTTATTGGACATTCGAAACTATTGAGGACTAAAATCTTTAGAGTAAATATTGAATTGTTTCTTGACAGGAGAATCCAGTGCATCTGTTCATGTTCATTGAAGTAGTTGTATAACTtaacatacttttaaaaaataataacaataatgatttttattattattattttggaaaattattGACAACACAACTGTTTgactaaattattatttaaacttCATTTCAAAATCGTTTTTTGTACAGTTAAGTACATTTGACATTTAAAATCTACTGAACCAAAAGCAAAACTATGTAGAAGAAAGAAATCGAGCTATTTCTGGTTATTACGCGGTTTAAAATTTTCAAGGTATATAGTCTTACTTTCTCAACTCCAGTTTAGatattgaaatagaaaaaaaaaaattcttactCTTCAAGTTCCATTCAGTTTTACCACTTCTGTCAGTTGGCTGTAAATATGACTGAGTCAAATAACCCgatctgaaaaatgttttctctttctctggagcTGCAGATGATGCCAATGCTATGTAAAGCTACACGTTCTGTTTTCTGGTGCTTGGAAACCTAATTCTAAGtgttcagtttaaaaaatatttttgcaatagcagataaataatgttttatttttttaatggcaggTATTGGAATATACAAGAATAtacaatttaatttgaaattatacatttttcagaagaatattTACAGAGATGTGTCTTGctttggaactttttttttttttgtgcatgcaTAGGTCAAAGATTACTGGGAAGTTCAGCACCTGTCAGTATTCCAGGTTCTCTTGTTCGTTCCTCATCTTTACACTCATCATCATCCCTTTCAACCTCTCCACTCAGTTCTCTTTCACAATCGCTGTCTCAGTCTTTTGTTTCATCCACTATGGTTCCCCACCAACAGCAGCCCCAACCTTTGAAGTCAGAACACAGTATGTTGGGcacctcagcctcttctcacaacTCTTTAGGTAAGTTGAAGGCTGCACTTTGCATATTTTAAGAGAGGAATCAATGGCAGGTCAGAAAGGCTCAGTTCAAGGCTTTGCGTGTTTCCTGTGAATTAATCTGGAAGACAAAGCCTAGCTAATGTGGTATATGGGAGAAAGTTCAAGGAGCTAACGTTCCTTCctaaagaaggggaaaaaaagaaacattttccagaCTGTACATGTctgaagataataaaataatgagtCTTGCAGATAAAAGTATAAATTTTGTATGCATGGTGCATTTACTTAGTCTGAATGTGAAAAATTTTGCAGCAGAGtgtatagactttttttttgtggttttgttttacaggtTTAAATGGTGTTACAGGGAGCATTTGGGACTTTGTGGCTGGGAGTTTCTCTCCTAGTCCATCCCCAGTATTAAGCATTGGCACTACTCTCTCAATAAGTTCAAACACAAGTGGGAACGAACTAACTCGAGTTAGACAGGAACTTGATGATGCCaagagaaaactaaaacaaTGGGAAGAATCTTGGCAACAAGTAAAACAGGTACACTACTTCATGGTAGTActaatttttttctatatttttattaacaaacaTGCACCTCCTGTTTTCACCTcttgcatattttattattcttggACACAGAGTTTCATTACATGCTGTGAAATGAATAGACTGCAAATGCTGTTTCTTCCATCTTCCAAATAAGCTGGCGGCATAAAGAAAACAGACCTTTTTAAAAGTCAGTCTGCCTCTCTAGACCGTGACACTTAACAGAGCCTCAGGATAGTGCTGAACAGCAATGTATCTCAATGTTAGGTAACTAAAGGCATACTTTCCCTCCTGTATCTCTTTCAGTTGGtaagaacacacacaaaaaagattTGCCAGCAACTATGGCTGTATAATGAGCCTAGATGATACACAGCCATCTCAGCAGTCAAACCGAGGCTGATGATAACTGCCAGTCTAGTGCATTTTCTGTagtccttttccttccctcataTCATTCTCTCTGTGACATGGAGTAGCAAAGTAGCTCTAGtacattttgaaagtttttgATGTCTCCTGACATTAGATTATGAATATGTGTTCATTTATAGAGCTCCAAAAGCACTTCTAGATGTTTACAGACAAGTAACAGTGACATATCTAAAAATTAGGTTAAGGCAAAACAAGAAGAATTGTTAATTAGACAGTAGAATAAGTAGGGAAAAGCATTAAATCAACTGTGATAGCATCCTTATATCTAAAATTAGAGATTGCTTTCATCTTTGAAGGCTTTTGAATTTGCtctttcatttataattttacaaatatatttttttatattctggaaaatgttttctcccAGGCATGTGATGCGTGGCAAAAAGAGGCTCAAGAAGCAAAAGAACGTGCTGATGTTGCAGCTGCTGACAAGCAACTCGCTCTTCAGAAGAAGGAggaagtggaaaataaattaaaaaagctgaAGGTGCAGTTAGCTGCCTGCCTATCTACTACATTACCTTACATAAAAAACTCTGGAGACATAGAAAAGATATCCTTGCCAATGCTTCGTTCCTTACAAAGTCAGCTGCACTTAGATTTAGGGACAGTAGATGAGGTaagttttcttcatctgtgtAACTACATTTGCTTAACTGAAACTGACAGCTCAATCACCCTCAATGAGATGCATATGCCAGGTTTCATTTCAGAGAGCATCACTGGTCTCAGTGTCAAGTCTTCCTTTTCTGGATTACACAATGGTTAAAATTTCTCAGCCTAACGGGTTCTTCTAATTTTTAGATCAGCTGTCAGATAAATGATGAGAGTTTCACAAGAACTCtaaggataatttaaaaaaaataataaaagatctAAACAGTGGTTTTCCTCCCAgtacctaaataaataaaaagagttgcccgaaataaatgaaaacagctaCACGCTATTCACTTGTTTAGAAGGTGGATCGTGAGGTTTACCAGTAAGAGCTTGCATAGTCAGAGACTAGTATAGACTTGGAGTATAGAATCACTGACATtagaaaggacctctggagatcatctcgTCTAATGCCCCACTCAAATCAGGGAAAACTTGAGCAGGTTGCTCGTGGCTGTTCCTGGAAGcgttttgaatatctccaaagatgGAGACACCTCAACCTCTGTAGGCAACCTTTTCCActgtttgaccaccctcactgTAAAAGTGgaattttctgtacttttacTTAGTGCCTAGTGGAACAATGCTCTTCTTTCATAGGATACCACCGAGAAGAGGCTGTTTTCTTTACCTCCTGGCACAAAGTATTTATGCACACTGATAAGATGTCCGCTCTTCTTTCAGTCCCTTAGTCACCATAGTGGCATAATGCTGTATTCCATCTTCTCTCAAATCCAAATATAAGTTCTACCAAAATGTAGGATGTTCTTTTGTTGTCATATGGACAGCATTTCTCAGGGCTGTCAAAGCTTGGGAGTCTGATGCCAGTCCTCTGACCATAATCAAGGAAGATAATAAAGACCATGGACTGCTCCAGGCACAAAAAGCCACATTCCTACTTAAGACCATCCTGGACGCAGCTTGGTTCCCcattgctttttcctctgcagtctCAAAGGATAGTAACGCCATACATAATGGCAATTCTTGCTATTTTGTTTGGACTGTGACAGGACTgtccagacaaaaaaaaattaaaaaaatcctttcactACTGAAACAGTCTGCCATACCCCAGTACCTGTTTACCTGTTTGAGTACAGCAGTGTCTTCCCTGTCTTAGTGCACCTCCTGTACGATGCCATCTATATCAGCATGAACTGGAGCCTTGAAAAAAAGCTAGGCTTTCTTTGAAGACATTAAAACATAACTTAAGTCTTTGGCAAGAAAGCAAGTAGATGAGACTTGATATTTACCAGGTTCCTATTACCAAGTATGTTTGGATTAAAGACcactattgtttttctccttagGGATTTTAAATAGGAGCAAAAGAATCCTGGAATCTCTTTATCTGAACAAAGTCATTAGATCCTGGAATGGAAATCATCTCAGCCAGGCTGGAGTGATTAGAACCATTACCAGCCTTTACTGTTCCTCAGTCTCTCTTTCTTTTACCACTGTGGTCTCTTCTCACCTAGCTCTTCCTTCCAGGAGAAAGTAGCTGTCTTACACAGTGTTAGTGTTCTGGATACTTCTCTTAATCTGAGCGTCTCTCTTTCAAGAAATGAACGTGCCTTGTAGATGCCTTTAAATGCTTCCTGTTCCTTATAAGGTTCATATGGTTTACTACATGGAGACATTTATTTGTAGTTGTAAcatcctcccttccccaaagTCAGTATCAGTAACTTTATTCAAAGTGTATTACATTTGTGAATTCCATTTTGTCTTCAGACAAACATTTTTCACAGACTAAGAAAATGTAGTAGTggtttaaaatgtcaaaataggGAACTACATGATAATGAAAAAGGATacttcttctctccttttttttttcctttttttttcttttttgtttttatcactcATCTCAGTCATGCAGTCCAGAGGTGCTAACCTAGATGTCTTCCATTCTAAATGCACATGTATTCTTCTAGCTGCTACTCTAAATGTTGTGCATGCATGCAGTACTCATGACCTGCAACTCAGCTATTCATCATACAAAAACATTGTCCTTTGTGTTGCTACAACAGAAGTTTATCCGGGACAGCTAAGCATCAAATTGCTAGAATGTGACTCTATAGTTTGGATTCATTTTCACTGAGTGCAGTAATCATCTTACAGGTGATTTTTCAGCTTCAGTCAAAGAAGTGTATATTATGTCAAGAAGGTGATCGTAGCATTATCCTGAATCCATGTCAACATTACATACTTTGTGACCACTGTGCAGCTAGACAAGAAGAATGTCCCTGTTGCAAGAAATCAAAAAATCCACGGTAACATAGAGGCATGGTACTTATATCATGTTTAtgaattaaaactattttatgtttttgtattttgtatagGAATTATATAAATCACTGATAATTAATCAACTTAATAGTGCTAGGtagattttgattttgttgtaaGAAACTTAGTTGCTTTGCTTGCTCACCTTTACATATCAGTTTCAGCcattcaatgattttttttattagtctTGAGATTCTTTCGTTCCTGCCCAGTTCCATCCCAATCTTTTCCCATCCACTTACATTCTTAGTGCACAGTCTACCTAGCTTCATTTGCACCGTAATCACTTTGTATAAATTTTACCATAATGCATGAATGAAAGTATTTATACCTATTATTTTCCTTATCAGAAGATAGATACATAGATACAGTAGCTACACACTAAACAGTACAAATGGTACCTTTGCCATGTCTGTTGTGTATCGTATGCCAGAGCCAGTATTTTGGAATTGGTCTAACAGTatgtttacttgtttgtttgaaaaattatatgaataatataaatgcactttttatttttatttttttttgttagaggATATGTTGTAAATTGCTTCAAGCTGCTTTCTAGGtcttaagtttatttttaatacacaatAATATGATGGTTTATATATGTGTActgtgaattttaaatatttcagatggtTTTACTGTTAAATCATAATATGATTAAATAGAAGTGAGATCTTACCTAGATTTTTTACAATTTATAAGTTAATTGCATACTACAGTATTTATAAATGTaccagtggaaagaaaaacagtgaggCACATGTGCTTTCATATTCAAGGGcatgttttacattttgtgaGACAGATCAGTTTTAGTAAACAACTGTGCGTTTgcatttctctctttgtttAGATGTTTGTAGTCTTAATTTTTTTGTATATTACCTAACTTGTGTGGTACTTAATGGGAACCCGTATGAAACACACAATAACTTTTATAAAGTGCCTATGCCAAATGTCgtataaaataacagaagacataaaaagagaattttgcaaataatttctaTTGCATAATTTTTTATCATACAATTTGATGATAATTAGAATATGTCTcttgcttttataaatatttaaaaatacactttttcaACAATGAGGTAACACATTTGAAAGGAACTACAAAATTACTTAAGTATGTAATCAGGCAGTGGCACTCTTGACATAGCGATTCTTTTAAAAGGGTGGTAACAAACTTACTTCATCTTGGTTGTTTGGAACATTCATTTCAGGAGGAGAAGTTAGTCAATTACTGTATGTTACTACTATCTACTTTTCTTACAAGGAATAATTGCCTGtgttattctttcttttgtttaataCAGGTGTGACACTAGTACAGCTTACATTGAAATGACCTACTACTGTGTTACATGATTTGTATCTCCGTATTATTGTATTCAGAATAGGAATTGAGTTCATAGGCAGTAAAGAGTTTATCTAATTAAAGTTAAATCatgctgaaacaaacaaacataaaacaacaaGATGTATACTAAAATTATTGTTGTTGAAACAGATAAAGCTTTTTGAATTCTGTCAGTATTAAATATAGGACCCAAGCCAAAGGTACTTAAATTATTGTATCCTCACTGGGTTTTGTAGTCTTTGTATGAAGGCTTCagttagcaaaaaaataatcattacaTATTTCTGTGATACCTAAATGTACAGACTCATTGCTGCTTTCCTAAGACGTGCCAGCCTGCAAGAACGTTACAGACTTCTCAGGAAGGGAGAAGAaggataaaatattaaatatatgtcTACttattcctattttaaaattttatttgaagatcATAGTAGtccattttaaataaacatcaaATTTGggatttaaaatgtgattttgctGACTTTCACACAGttactcaaaaatatttgtattgagAAGAGTATAAAATTAGACTATATTGGTATTTTCAAA comes from Anas acuta chromosome 15, bAnaAcu1.1, whole genome shotgun sequence and encodes:
- the UNKL gene encoding putative E3 ubiquitin-protein ligase UNKL isoform X9, with protein sequence MQMNGVNLQGVKVGIAVSIVILVQSSSFILRYINLQSAMTCVRQVTAHVVHFVHLPMLKISCSSSPTVTSTSSSSSSLSPLGPLCRQRSLANGVLCSESSTSGVSSPTSSYPKAPGFEREDQAKQRSFSAENQQKISEQDNKQNHLSVFSVVNPLASSITSSLASSVGSDCSSPPAVSAVSAKALPFYSGGNTVESVTGQRLLGSSAPVSIPGSLVRSSSLHSSSSLSTSPLSSLSQSLSQSFVSSTMVPHQQQPQPLKSEHSMLGTSASSHNSLGLNGVTGSIWDFVAGSFSPSPSPVLSIGTTLSISSNTSGNELTRVRQELDDAKRKLKQWEESWQQVKQACDAWQKEAQEAKERADVAAADKQLALQKKEEVENKLKKLKVQLAACLSTTLPYIKNSGDIEKISLPMLRSLQSQLHLDLGTVDEVIFQLQSKKCILCQEGDRSIILNPCQHYILCDHCAARQEECPCCKKSKNPR
- the UNKL gene encoding putative E3 ubiquitin-protein ligase UNKL isoform X10; the encoded protein is MQMNGVNLQGVKVGIAVSIVILVQSSSFILRYINLQSAMTCVRQVTAHVVHFVHLPMLKNHLSVFSVVNPLASSITSSLASSVGSDCSSPPAVSAVSAKALPFYSGGNTVESVTGQRLLGSSAPVSIPGSLVRSSSLHSSSSLSTSPLSSLSQSLSQSFVSSTMVPHQQQPQPLKSEHSMLGTSASSHNSLGLNGVTGSIWDFVAGSFSPSPSPVLSIGTTLSISSNTSGNELTRVRQELDDAKRKLKQWEESWQQVKQACDAWQKEAQEAKERADVAAADKQLALQKKEEVENKLKKLKVQLAACLSTTLPYIKNSGDIEKISLPMLRSLQSQLHLDLGTVDEVIFQLQSKKCILCQEGDRSIILNPCQHYILCDHCAARQEECPCCKKSKNPR